Proteins found in one Chrysiogenes arsenatis DSM 11915 genomic segment:
- the rpsD gene encoding 30S ribosomal protein S4: MARYTGPVCRLCRRENTKLYLKGTRCETSKCAFDRRGYAPGQHGQRRSKLSDYAVQLREKQKVKRSYGMLEKQFRLTFDKANRMQGITGTNLLILLETRLDNVVFRLGMAPSRSAARQLVTHGHFLLNGKKVNIPSLRVRQGDLITLRERSNNLDTIKGCIESGPSRTVPQWLEFDAEALRAQVKALPAREDVAEPITEHLIVELYSK, from the coding sequence TTGGCTAGATATACAGGACCGGTTTGCCGTCTGTGCAGACGCGAGAACACAAAACTCTATCTCAAAGGAACTCGCTGCGAAACAAGCAAGTGTGCGTTTGATCGTCGCGGATATGCGCCAGGGCAACATGGTCAGCGTCGCAGTAAGCTAAGTGACTATGCTGTCCAGTTGCGCGAAAAGCAAAAAGTTAAACGCTCATACGGTATGCTCGAAAAGCAGTTCCGTCTGACCTTCGATAAGGCGAACCGTATGCAAGGGATTACCGGTACTAATCTGTTGATTTTGCTGGAAACCCGCCTTGATAACGTGGTTTTTCGTCTTGGAATGGCACCAAGTCGGAGCGCAGCTCGTCAGTTAGTTACCCATGGTCACTTTCTGCTAAATGGCAAAAAGGTTAACATTCCTTCGCTGCGTGTACGTCAGGGTGATCTTATTACACTTCGTGAACGTTCAAATAATCTTGATACTATCAAGGGTTGTATTGAATCTGGGCCATCACGGACTGTTCCGCAGTGGCTTGAATTTGACGCGGAAGCTCTTCGCGCCCAGGTGAAAGCACTTCCTGCTCGCGAGGACGTAGCTGAGCCGATCACTGAACATCTGATTGTCGAACTTTACAGTAAGTAA